In Mustela nigripes isolate SB6536 chromosome 2, MUSNIG.SB6536, whole genome shotgun sequence, a single window of DNA contains:
- the CCR4 gene encoding C-C chemokine receptor type 4, with translation MNPTDIADTTLDESIYSNYYLYENIPKPCTKEGIKAFGELFLPPLYYLVFLFGLLGNSVVVLVLFKYKRLKSMTDVYLLNLAISDLLFVLSLPFWGYYAADQWVFGLGLCKIISWMYLVGFYSGIFFIMLMSIDRYLAIVHAVFSLRARTLTYGVITSLATWSVAVLASLPGLLFSTCYTERNHTYCKTKYSLNSTRWKVLSSLEINILGLVVPLGTMLFCYSMIIRTLQHCKNEKKSKAVRMVFAVVALFLGFWTPYNVVLFLETLVELGVLQDCTFERHLDYAIQATETLAFVHCCLNPVIYFFLGEKFRKYIVQLFRTCRGPFMRCQYCRLLQLYAPDTPSSSYTQSTGDHDLHDAL, from the coding sequence ATGAACCCCACAGATATAGCAGACACCACCCTGGATGAAAGCATCTATAGTAATTACTATCTCTACGAAAACATCCCCAAGCCTTGCACCAAAGAAGGCATCAAAGCATTTGGGGAGctcttcctgccccctctctACTACTTGGTCTTTCTGTTTGGTCTCCTTGGAAATTCTGTGGTGGTGCTAGTCCTGTTCAAATACAAGAGGCTTAAGTCCATGACTGACGTGTACCTGCTCAACCTTGCCATCTCGGACCTGCTCTTCgtgctctccctccctttctgggGCTACTATGCTGCAGACCAGTGGGTTTTTGGACTCGGTCTCTGCAAGATCATTTCCTGGATGTACTTGGTGGGTTTTTACAGCGGCATCTTCTTCATCATGCTCATGAGCATTGACAGATACCTGGCGATTGTGCATGCGGTGTTCTCCCTGAGAGCGAGGACCTTGACTTATGGGGTCATCACCAGCTTGGCCACGTGGTCTGTGGCTGTACTGGCCTCCCTTCCAGGCCTTCTATTCAGCACGTGTTATACCGAGCGCAACCACACCTACTGCAAGACCAAGTACTCTCTCAACTCCACAAGGTGGAAGGTGCTGAGCTCCCTGGAGATCAACATTCTCGGATTGGTGGTTCCCTTGGGCACCATGTTGTTCTGCTACTCCATGATCATCAGGACACTGCAGCACTGCAAAAACGAGAAGAAGAGCAAGGCGGTGAGGATGGTCTTTGCTGTGGTGGCCCTCTTCCTGGGGTTCTGGACACCTTACAATGTGGTGCTCTTCCTGGAGACACTGGTGGAGCTGGGGGTCCTTCAGGACTGCACCTTTGAAAGGCACCTGGACTATGCCATTCAGGCCACAGAGACCCTGGCTTTCGTTCACTGCTGCCTTAATCCAGTCATCTACTTTTTCCTCGGGGAGAAATTCCGCAAGTACATAGTACAGCTCTTCAGAACCTGCAGGGGGCCGTTCATGCGCTGCCAATACTGTAGGCTCCTCCAGCTCTACGCCCCTGACACTCCCAGCTCCTCCTACACGCAGTCCACCGGGGATCACGATCTCCATGATGCCCTGtga